The following DNA comes from Brassica oleracea var. oleracea cultivar TO1000 chromosome C5, BOL, whole genome shotgun sequence.
TGCATGTTGAATGTAGAAAATAGCGGTTTGGACTTCTCTTAATTCTTTACCAATAAAATCTGCATAACAAACGCAATTTATCAACCGAATCTCAGTTACTATTTTTTGCTTTTATAATTAACAAAAATAATTAATTTTGGAAGATTGTTTGGATATCAAAACTCACAAAAGAAATCAATTTGACAATGGAAATATGCATTTTCCCAAAACTAAACGATTCGCTGAATTCATAAGAAAAGATTTTTATGGTACATAATACTCTATTCGTTTCATAATAGATGATGTTTTAAAAGATTTTTGTTGTTTTAAAATAGATGATGTTTTGATATTCTTATGTTATTTTTAATTTTATTTAAAACTGTGTAACTAAATTAGATGTTGTAGTCATTTTTATAATTTGTTTGATGATTTTTAAATTATATTTTTAAAACTATTTTTTTTTTAAAGTAAATTTCTTAATTTTTGTGAACTAAAAAATAATGCTTGTGAAACAGAGGGAGTAATTAAAAGCATTTATTTTTGAAACGCTCTGGGAATCCGAACCGCTTCAAAAGTATAAATACAGACGATCGGTTTCGTATCACCACAAAAAAAAGAGGTTCCCACCTTTCTCTCTCATTCTCGCCGCTACATTAATCCTCCTGCTAATCAACTCTCCGGTGAGTTCTTCAAAAACCCAGATTCCGTTTTCGTTTTTTAATCGCACTGTAATGTCAAACTAGAGAAACCCATCGCTTAGTATTCGATAAAGACATCTCCTTTGTTGTTTGTTTGTTGATGCTATTAGGGTTAGGTCTCGTGATGCCTGGGTGCGATAGGATCAGCGAATTGCCGGAGTCGTTGCTAACTCATATACTCTCGTACCTTCCGACTAAACACTCGGTGAAGACAAGCGTCTTATCGACTAGATGGAAGAATCTGTGGCTGAATGTTCCAGCTCTTGACTTACACTGTGAAGACTTCCCTTATAGAGAAGAGGAAGAAGAAGCGGTCCTCGGTTTCCTTGACAGGCTTCTCGAGTTTGAACCTGGTTCACGCCTGCTAAAAGTTACGGTGGAGTGCGGCAGCGTGGAGGACATAGAGGGGCTCAGGGATCGGATCAGCACAGTGATTCACCGTGGACCTCAACATCTAGACTTCGAGAGCTTTACCGAGTACAGAGATCACGACGACGCTTTTATCGACTACATACCTCTGAATCTCTACACGAGCAGGACTTTGGTTTCCTTGAAGCTCACGTTTTCTGGTCTCGAGGATCCTGGTTTCGTTTGGATGCCTTGTCTCAAGTCCATGACACTTGTGAAAGTTCACTTTCATTACGCTGCGGATCTGGAGAAGCTTGTGTCAGGGTGTCCTGTTCTTGAGGAACTTACATTGGTAAGGAATATGGATCCTATTCTTGTGGGTACGGATGAAAAGATTATGCGTGTGAGGTCTGGGAGCTTGAAGAGGTTTCGTGTTCCGTTCTGGCACGGTAAGCGTTGCAGGTCGTCTGTGAAATGCACGCTTGAGATCGATGCTCCAATGCTAGAGCATATGACTATAGGAGAAGATCATTATGATAGCGTCATGGTAAAGAACCTGACTTCTTTGTTCATGGTTGATCTTGGTATCAAGTTCGCTGTCAAGTTTGGCGAGTTCGTTGATCCGGGGGACTTATCAAAGAGAAATGAAATCCGTTATTTTCTCTCTGGGGTATCGAGTGCAAAGCACATGATCATCTCTGAGAAAACAGTCAAGGTATGTGTATTTTTATATATATACAACAATACATGGACTTCGATTGAAAAGCTCCCACTTATGTATATATATCTTGGTGTTGCAGGCCCTTGAGCTTTACTCAAACGTAGGGCTGATTCCCAAATTCAATTACTTGTCACGTTTAGAAGCCGTGTTCCCTTACAAGTTACTGCAGTTTTTGCCAGCCTTTCTTGAGTGTTGCCCAAATCTGAAACACCTAATCTTGGTAAAAAAAAAAAAAAACTCTTAAATTACACTGTGGGTGGTTTTGTCTACATTTATAATTTCAAACTCAGCCTTTTGTGTGTTTTCCAGGAGGTTTATTATTCAAGGGAGATGGAGGATGCATTTGAACTCACAAATGTGCCTGGGTGCTTCTTATCGACTCTCCAGTGTGTTCAGCTTAGAAGAATCCATGAGTGGGAGGAAGAGGAGATGAAAGTAGCCACCTACTTTCTTGAGAACGCTGCTGTCCTGAAGAAACTCACTCTCAGTCTCACGAACTATCCTCGTTATGTCTCGGATGAAGAAATCTTCGAGGAGGTTAATAAAGTTGCAAAACGTTCTCCAGCATGCCAAATTCTTCCTGATTGGGAGTTATGTGAATGAGGGAACAGTATCATTGCAGGAGTCTGTCTTTTCATGAAAAATTTGCAATATAAGTCTTTTTGTAGACATTTGTTTGTTCTGGTTGGATTCCTTAAACCATGGTGGTTGACGCAAGTTTTCACTGTGAATGATTTAGAAACTATAAATATGAAATTTTTAGTAGTTTTTTTGGGGGTATTATCTACTGAAAGGAAGGAGGCCAAGAGACTATATGGCAACTATGACTGGCATGTCATTGGGGATGTTGCTTGCTCGGTTTACCGCTCGAAACCCTTTAGCTATTTTGTTCTCGGTTCTCTCCCTCACTGTGATTCACATGTATGGTATGTTACAGGTAGGGGTGTCAATTGGGGCTGGTGCGGCTCAGCCTGGCCCAAACCCGCCGAGTACGTAAATATTTGAGTCCGGCCTGGCCCGGAAATATTTTGGGCCTAGAATTTAAAGTCCGGTCCGGTCTTTATAGGGCTATAGGGCTTTTCGGATTTTTTTGGGCTTTTCAAAAAATAATTTGTCATTACCATATCCATCGTTTTAATACATGTAAAATTTCATTAAAAAAAAACAGTTTCATTTTTATTGTTTTAAAATATAAAATGTGTTTAAACTTTTTTTTTTAATACTTTTTCGTATGCTTTAAAAACATATTATAAACAAACCAAATTTAATAAGATTTAAATAATCAAATATAAATTAAAACTAAACATATAAGAAAATAAAATTTATGATAAACATGGTCAAACGTTTCGTACTTTGTATATTGAAAAAAAACGTGTTGTACATGAAAGAAAAAAGTACTTTTTCAAAATTTAAAATGTGACACTTGTAATGATCAAACAATTAAATTATTAACAACTTTTATATTTGCTTTATTAGAGTGGATAACTATATCAAATAATATGTCAATACTAATAATCGTTTGGATTGCAATAACGATAATATTTAAGCTAAAATATAAAATTTTGGGTTTTCAGGCCGGCCCTAGTCCAAACGGGCTTAGGCCCAAAATATCCAAAACCCAAAAAACTAATTTTTTGGATTTATAAAACTAAATCCAAGTCCTGTAATTTTTATGGATGGACGGGCTCGGGCTGCGGACTTCGACCCTAATTGAAATATCTAATTACATACGAGAATTAAAAACCTAGGAATTTTATAGTTTTAGCTGAGATTTTAGAGTGATTTAACAAAAAAAAAACTATATAAAATTTAACAAATCATGTAAATCCTTATTAAAATCAAATCAGTTCAATATAATAAAGAAACTCACATACCCTGGAATGGGTTTGTAGATTCAATAATACAATTTGGATATAAAAACAATGTTATCCAAACAAAATACTTCATCCGTTTCATTTTAGTTGTCGTTTTAGGTTCATGCACACATATTAATAAAACATATAATTTTGTACATTTTTAAAATAAAAACATCATTGTCCATACACCTAACCATATTTCAACCAATAGAAAAATAAACAAAATAATCTTATCAATAAATTTTTCATTGAAATCACAAAACGACACTTATTCTGAAACGAAATTTTTTCTTTACAACGACAACTAATATGAAACGGAGGGAGTAAATCTCTTTACCAACATTACTATTGAACGTAATTATGATTTGACTGTATTTATTATATTTAAATGGTTTCCCTTTTATTAGTCTCTAATCATGTAAATGTAGAAATTGTTTTTTTTTTGGGAATTCTCTTGAATCTATACCAATAAAATCTGAATATTAAATGCAATTTATGATAGATATTAGTTTCCCTTTTCGTTGCTTTAATAAATAAAAAGAAAATAATTGATTTTGGGAAGATTGTTTGGATATCGAAACTAAAAAAAACTAAAGTCACTTTGATTACGGAAATATATATATTTCTCCAAAGACAGTCATTAATTTGAATGAATATTCCGATCGTATACCGTGGAAAGATATATTAAAAGCTTTTATTTTTGAAACGCTCGGAGTCGGAACAGCTTCAATCATGCTAATAAATACTTAAACGATCAGTTTCGTTTCACCCTCCTTATCGCTCATTTTGGCCGCTATACTCTGCAGGCGAATCAACTCTCCGGTGAGTCCTTCAAAAAAACCCAGATTACGTTTCGTTTACATACCCTATTTTAATCGCATTGTAGTCTGAGTTAGAGAAACCCATCTCCTAGGATTCGATAAAGGCGTCTCCTTTTTACATGCTGTTGTTTGTTTGTTGATGCTCTTAGGGCCTCGTCTCGTGATACCCAGAATCCGTTTTTCGTTTTAAATCGCATTGTAGTCTGAATTAGGGAAACCCATCACCTAGGATTCAATAAAGACCTATCCTTTACATGCTGTTGTTGTTGTTTGTTGATGCTTCTTAAGGTCTCTGGTGATGCCTCGGTGCGACAGGGTCAGCGAGTTGCCAGAACCTTTGCTTACTAAAATACTCTCCTACCTTCCAACTAAACACTCGGTGAAGACCAGCGTCTTATCAACAAGATGGAAGAATCTGTGGCTAAGTGTTCCGTCTCTCGACTTAAACTGCGACGACTTCCCTTACAGAGAAGACGAAGTGGTCCTCAGCTTCTTCGACAGGCTCCTCGAGTTTAACCCTGATTTGCGCCTCCTAAAAGTCAAGGTGAAGTGCGGTAACTTCGAGATAGAGGGGCTCAAGGATCGGATCAGCACAGTGATTCACCGTGGACCTCAAAATCTAGACGTTAAGGGTTGTATTTACTATATAGACCGTGACACCAAAACCTATCCTTTTATCGAGTACATGCCTCTGAATCTGTACACGAGCAAGACACTGGTTTCCTTAAAGCTCACGTATTCGGGTGTTGAGGATCCTGGTCTTGTCTACATGCCTTGTCTCAAGTCCATGATTCTTGTAAAAGCTCTCTTTCGAGATGACGCGAGTCTGGAGAGACTCGTGTCGGGATGTCCTGTTCTTGAAGAGCTGACCTTGGTTAGGGATATGCATTCTAATTTCGAAGGTAAGGTTGATAGTTTCATCATGCGTGTGAGGTCTGGGAGCTTGAAGAGGTTTCGTGTTCCGCTCTGGTATGGAGAATATTGCAGCAGTTTGTTTGTGAAATACACACTTGAGATCGATGCTCCAAGGCTAGAGCGTATGACTCTCGGAGAAGATCAATTTGATAGCATCGTGGTGAAGAACCTGGATTCTTTGTTCATGGCTGACCTTAATATCAAGTTTGCTGACAAGTTTGATCCGGAGGACTTTTCAAAGAGAAATGAAATCCGTTATTTTCTATCTGGGATAACGAATGTAAGACACATGATCATCTCTGAGAAGACAGTGAAGGTAATTTTAAACAGGACTTTATCTAATTAAAAACCTCTCACATATATATATATATATATATATATATATATATATATATATATATTTCTTGGTGGTGTTGCAGGTCATTGAGCTTTACTCTAACGTAGGGCTGATTCCAAAGTTCATTAACTTATCACGTTTAGAAGCCATGTTCCCTTGTGATTCACTACACTTTTTGCCAGCCTTTCTTGAGTGTTGCCCCAATCTGAAACACCTAATCTTGGTAATTAAAAACTCTCAACTAACACTGTGTGTGTGTTTATGGTCTACATTTATAATTGCAAACTCAGCCTTTTCGTGTGTTTTCCAGGAGATTTTTTATCCAGTTGAGACGGAGGATGTATACCAACTCGCAAATGTGCCTGGGTGCTTCCTATCGACTCTCGAGTGTGTTCAGCTTAAGAGAATCCATGTGTGGGGAGAACAGGAGATGGAAGTAGCCACTTACTTTCTTGAGAACGCAGCAGTTATGAAGAAACTCACTCTGAGTCTCACCAACTATCCTCGATACGTCTCTGATGAAGAAATCTTCGAGGAGGTTAATAGAGTTGCAAAACGTTCTCCAACATGTCAGATTCTTCCTGATTGGGAGTTATGTGAATGAGGGAGCAGTATCATTGCAGGAGCCTGTTCTTATCATGCAAAATTTGCAGTTAGTTTTTTTCTGTAAGACATTTTTTAAGTTCTGGCTGGATTCCTTATGATCAGTATCATTTCTTGGTTTTGGTTGATACAAGTTAGTTCCTTAGAGTGGTGATCATATGCTTTTAAAGGATTAGAAGAGTATCTCTCAGGTGCTTTTGTAAGTCTACAACTACATACTTTTCATGAACTACATGAACCTCATTCAAATGTTATATAGATGAAAGAAGCTAACCGAATCTAAATTGGTTTTGTAGATTCACTTATACATTGGGATCTAAAAACAATGTTATCCTTTTTTTATATGTGAAAGAAACCAACATTAACATTGAATAAAATTTTTAATAAACTAAAAGAGGTAGTATATTTAGATGATTTTTATTAGTTTGGATCATGTAAATGTAGAAATTAGTATTTTTTTAAAATGAATTTACAACCGAATTTTAATTATTATTTTCCCTTTTCGTTGCTATTATAATTAACAAGAAAATAGCTTATTTTTGGATATCAGATCTAACCAAAACTAAATCATTTTGGTTATGGAAGTACACATATTTATCCAAAATACTCTTATTAACTAGGGACATTACCCCCGCGCTTTGTAGACATATTTCTTGTTTCATCTCAATATTTGTTAAAGATTGGTATTTGAGTCTTAATGAGTTTTAAACGAATATATGTATTTCTCATAAGAAGACAATATCGTTGGCATGTTGACATTGAGCATATAAGCTATTTTTATAAGACAACAGGAGTTGTGTCTATTGGGATTGTCTCTTGTATCTCCTGGTGTGGCTGTATTTGTTTCTCTTTTATTTGATGGATAATATGTAAACAAAAATCATTGTTAGTTGTATTTATCAGAGTTTGTAACTTACTCTGCTTTTTTGTTTAGGTAATTTCACTGATCTTGGTTGTCGTCTTCGTCTTCTTCGTAAGCATCTGTGAAAGTAAGTTTGTAAATTGTTAAATATTTAGCCGTGTAGTTTATATTTGTTTAGCTGGCTCAATGTATGTGTCGTTGAGTTTTAGTTGAGTTGATTGGTTTGATATATTTTTTTTGAAGGTTATTTGTAAGATTAGACAAAAACAGAGGTGATCATTAATGATTCGTCTTTTTTGGGATTTTAGTTTTGGGTGTTTTGATTGTTTGGGTTATTGTGGTTTCTTTTAAACAGAAAAATAAAGATTTGTGTAAAATTAGATTGATAAGTAAGAGAGATAAATAGACGACCACAAATCTTGGGTATGAAATATTTTTGATTATTGATGTTAGCACAATATAGACAGTAATATAAAGGGAATTATGTGTTGATTGTTTCTTATGGATCAATGAGGAGACGGATAACGACTCGAGTTGTTTCTTTGATGAGGCCAAAGCTCTGGACAGAACGGATTTGTCCAACCACATCTGTGAGTTTAAATATCAGTTATGATATCGAAACATAATATAAACCCAGATGCAATATGATAATATACCTGAGAGTTCTAGGTTTGTGTTCGCAATCACTTGGAGATTGTCGAACAGTCTAATCTTGACTGAAGATTGATCTCAGGAGCNNNNNNNNNNNNNNNNNNNNNNNNNNNNNNNNNNNNNNNNNNNNNNNNNNNNNNNNNNNNNNNNNNNNNNNNNNNNNNNNNNNNNNNNNNNNNNNNNNNNNNNNNNNNNNNNNNNAATTATGTTAAATAAGTGTTATAGATCAAAGATTAACTTACTTTCTCATCAAGGAAGAGAACCGTGATTCCCACAAACTCCATGTCTTTCTTGAAGTTCAGGGAATCTCAGAAGCGAGGAAGCCAGAGGCTATGCTCTGACTACTACGACCGAGATAGAGAGATTCGAAGGTTGAGTGACGGACGCCGAGACGCCGGTTTGACGAATTGGAGAGGCAGAGAGAAACATTTTCTAGAAGTTGGTTAAATCTAAGAGGAATCAATGAGTTTTGTGGAGATGCAGATTGGGTTCATCAAAGATGAGAATCATATATATAGGGTTTATATAGGGGCTAAAGATCAGGAACATTTATGATCAAACGATTTAAGATGTAGACATAAAGAGTTCACCGGTGAAAAAATAGATTACTAATAGACACATGGCGCAACTCTGTAACTCAGACTTGTTTGAGACAGTGATGAAAAGAACTCAAACTCATGTTAAACGACAACAATTTACAATATGAGAAAACTATAATTGTTGCAAACTTGAGCTTTTTTTCATATAACGTGATGAATATCATTTAAAAATGAAACCCATAACGCACTTGTTGGCTCGACCCTCAGAGGAAGCCGAAGAAGCAAGAGCTTCCGACCTTCATAAATATATATTAGGTTCGACCATCAATGTACAAAGTATCATTTAGCTTAGTGGTATAAATATTGATGTTTATATCTCAATAACCCGGGTTCAAACCATAGATTTGACATTTTTCACACTTTTTAAAAGTGGAGCCCATAAAACGCTGACGTGGCGCGCTGAGGAGTGAGCAAAAACTCATCTATTATAATATAGATTTGCGTGAATCTTTCAATAGTATACCATGGAAATAAATATCAAAAATAAATGTTCCTTTTATTAAAAAATATCTTTATAATACATAATAATAAAAAAATATTCTCGGTTGAATTGGTACATTAAATTCTATACCAAATAATATCTATAGCTCTAATCTGGCTAACTTAATAAAACAAAGAAAATTGGTGACAATGATGCAACAAAGATTTTAAAATTTTCAAGAAAATTATTAGAGTTGATCTATCAATAGATCGTTGAATGAAAAATGTCTATACAATTACTTCACTTGATCTCTCCTTGTTTTATACTCCCTCCGTTTTTATTGATATAAGTCGTTTTAGAGAAATTTTTATGTTCCAAATTATATGACGTTTTCGGTTTTCGATATAAAATTTATTAACAGTTAATGTTATATGACCAATGATAATATACATTCTATTTTATTATTGGTTGATTTGTGGTTATGTAAATAATTAATGATGTTTTCATTTAGAAAATGTAAGAAATTAATGATTTTTTTAATTTGTGTGCACAGTTTTAAAACGACTTATATTAAAAAACGGAAGGAATAGTTATTTTCATTATAATATATGTTGTCTTGTATTTTCATACTATGTATTATTTTTGTATTTGTATATCACACTGTAATTAATAAATTTAAGTTGATAAAAGAAAATAAAGACAGCTTTTAATTTTGAAACGCTCGGAAACAGAACCGCTTCGAAACGTATTTATTTCCCTAAACTCGTTCCACCCAAAAAGAAAAAAAGTTCCCACCTTTCTCTCTCATTATTCGCACACTCTGGCCGTCAAAATCAGCCGGCGAATCAAATCTCCGGTAAGTTGTTCAAAAACCCAGATTCCGTTTTGCTTACATTAATCGCACTGTAGCCTGAATTAGAGAAACCCATCGTCTACGATTCGATAAAGGCCTTTCCTTTTTTTTTCTCACATTGTTGTTGTTTGTTGATGCTCTTAGGGTGATGCCTCCTAGGTGCGATAGGATCAGCGAATTGCCGGAGTCTTTGCTAACTCATATACTCTCGTACCTTCCCACTAAACACTCGGTGAAGACAAGCGTCTTATCGACTAGATGGAAGAATCTGTGGCTGAATGTTCCAGCTCTTGACTTAAACTGTGAAGACTTCCCTTATAAAGAAGAGGAAGAAGAAGCAGTCCTCGGTTTTCTTGACAGGCTTCTCGAGTTTGAACCTGGTTCACGCCTGCTAAAAGTTAAGGTGAAGTGCGGTAACGTGGAGATAAAGGGACTCAAGGATCGGATCAGTACAGTGATTCACCGTGGACCTCAAGTTCTAGACGTTGAGAGCTGTACTAAGTATTTAGACCCTGACACCGAAACCTACTATCCTTATCTCGAATTCATGCCTCTGAATCTGTACACGAGCAAGACACTGGTTTCCTTGAAGCTCACGTATTCGGGCGTTGAGGATCCTCCAGGTTTCGTTTGTATGCCTTGTCTCAAGTCCATGACTCTTGTACAAGTTCACTTTCGAGATGACTCGAGTCTGGAGAGACTCGTCTCAGGGTGTCCTCTTCTTGAAGAGCTGACCTTGATTAGGGATATCCATTCTTGTTTTGTGGGTGAGGTTGATAGATTTATGAGTGTGAGGTCAGGGAGCTTGAAGAGGTTTCGTGTTCCGCTCTGGTACGGATTGTCTTGCAGTTCGCAGTCGTCTGCGAAATGCAGACTTGAGATCGATGCTCCAGGGCTAGAGCATATGATTCTCGGAGAAGATCAATTTGATAGCATCGTGGTACAGAAGAAACTGACTTCTTTGTTCATGGTTGACCTTAACATCAAGTTTGGCGAGTTATTTCTCTATGGGATATCGAGTGTAGGACACATGATCATCTCTGAGAAAACACTCAAGGTATATTTACCCATCTATTCATGGACTTTGTCCCACTTATATATTTATATATCTTTGTATTGCAGGCCCTTGAGCTTTACTCGAGAGTAGAGTTGATTCCTAAATTCAATAACTTATCACGTTTAGTAGCCGTGTTCCCTGGCAATTTACTAGAGTTTCTGCCAGCCTTTCTTGAGTGTTTCCCCAATCTGAAACACCTAATCTTGGTAAAATCTATTAAATGACACTGTGGGGGGTTGTTTGTCTATGTTCATTATTGAAAACTCAGTCTTTTGTGTGTTTCCAGGAGGTTGTTTATTTCAGGGAGGAGGAGGATGCACTCGAACTTACAAATGTCCCCCAGTGCTTCTTATCAACTCTGGAGTGTGTTGCGCTAAAAAGGATTCATGACTGGGAGGAAGAGGAGATGAGAGTAGCCACTTACTTTCTTGAGAACGCTGCAGTCCTGAAGAAACTCACTCTCAGTCTCACTGATTATCCTCGACTTATCTCTGATGAAGAAATCTTCGAGGAGGTTAATAAAGTTACAAAACGTTCTCCAACATGTCAAATTCTTCCTGATTGGGAGTTATGTTGATGCAATCATGAACGAGAGTGAGCATTATCATTGCAGGAGTCTTCTGTTCTTGTCGTGAAAATTTGCACTTCTTTCTTAGTTCTGGTTGGATTACTTACTTAAGCCATGGTGGTTGATACAAGTTCTTCAGTCACTTTATGGATTTTCTTTTAACTCTCAGTCTCAGATGTCTTATAATGAACACATGTGATGTTGATCTAGTGAGATATTGGATTATGTACTTGGTTTATGACTTTATTACCAGTAAGATAATGTTTTGGAACGTTGGTTCAAGTTAATACAAAAGAATTTGTGTATATACAATACTGGAACATCTTATCTAATTTACATATCCCCTGAACTAGTACTTCTCAAGAACAATGAGCTCTCACATACACATTAGGCCGATGCAGATCCTATTTTATTATTTTCAACTAATTAACACAGAAACTCTGTTCTCAGTAGTTAGTACCTACGCCTCACCTGAGCTTTTCAATATAAGGCTTCTTGGATCTTTGTCCGAGATACACGTCTCTCGGTGTTAGATTTAGTATGCAGTAGTACTACATTCTTTGAAGCTTCAGCTGGTGGTGGCTCAATCCCCTTTTCCCGCATCTCTTGGAAAAATCTCTTCGCATCACGTACATATCCATTCCTAAGACAACCAGCTATTATCGCTCTGTAAGACACAACATCAGGCTCCACTCCACTTTCTTTCATTTCTCGGAAGATCCTTTCCGCCTCTTCTACTTCCCCAGTCTTGCACTTGTGATGAATCAAAACCGTGTAGTAGTGAACGTCTCGTTTAATTCGGAGGTCTCTCATTTCCCTCTTCACATCCAACTTAGGGTCGTGATTGAGTAAAACCGTGTACGTTACCACATCAGGACAGATTCTTCTCCTCTTCATTTCTAGAAAAAGATCATATGCTTTCTTCCGGTTGTTTAGCCGGTAATAGCTGTTGATCAAGGCAGTGTACGTTGCAACGTCAGGCACGATTCCTCCCCTCTTCATTTCTTGGATGGCGGCACGGGCTCTCTTCTCGTTGTTTAGACGGTAGTAGGTGTTGATCGCGGTCGTGTAGTAGAAAACGTCTGGTTTAACACCGCACGTTTTCATGTCTGTATCGATTTCTTCCGGATTGTTCTTGGCCAGAACTGTGTATGTTACCACATCAGGTCTGATTCCTCTCTTCTTCATGTCTCTGAAAAGAGCATCGGCCTGCTTCAGCTTGTTTAGCCGGCAACAGGTTTTGATCATGATTGTGTAAGTGAACAGATCAGGGACTATCTCTCTACCTTTTAAAACTTTAAGAAACCGTATGGCTTTCCTCACATCGCCAACTCGACACCAAGCACCGATTAGCTTTCCGTACATGCTCTTCACAGGCTCAACTCCAAGCTCCCACATTCTCTCCACTAACTTCTGAGCTTTGTCTATATCCTTGGCAGCGCAAAGACTAGCGAATAGTGTGAAATAAACATTCTTGGGGAGAGGGAAGTCAAGTTTAATGAACCGTTCAAAGGCCTCATCAAGACGGCCAGCTTCACAGTAACCTTTAACAATACCTCCTGCCACATTTCCCCCAGGTTTATCTTCCTCCAAACTCTGATACAAAGCTTCAGCCTCGTCTATTTTACCTGCAACAATCAGGCCTTGGATGACCATGCTGTGTGTAACGGAAGTGGGCTTCACACCTCTATCTTCCATTAGTTTCAGAACACCATAGGCATTCTCTGCATTCCTAGCCAATCCACCGGCGAGCACGTTGTACACAACGATATCAGGCGGCTTACCTTTGCTTTCCATCTCCATAATCAAGTCAATGGCTTGCCCACATCTACCATGCTGACAGCACCCACCTATCAAAGTCGTGTAGTTGACAACATCAGGATCTATCCCTTCACACGTCATTTCCCGGAACAGCTCAACAGCTTCATCTACTCTGCCGAGCTTTATCAAAGCATCAAAGGCGACGTTGTAGCAGAACCTATCAAGTGTAATGTTCAGGTTTCTAAAGGCTATAACCTGATCTAAAGCTTCAGAGAACTTCCCCATCTGACACCAGCACTGAAGCATGGAGCTCGCAATCACAGGGTTTATGATCCTTTCCCCTTTCTGGGCCACTTTATCGTTAACGAAACGCAGAGCTTTGGAGAAACTCATGTTCTTGCGATGCCCTTCGACTACTGCTGAGTAAACAGACACATCCGGATCGATCCCACATTCCTCCATGTCGTGAAGAGCGCTTTCAGCTTCCTCTAACTTCATCTCATTACATAAACCTTTAACAACTTTACCATATGCGGTTGCGAGATCACTCTCATCCACCAGGATGTTCGCATCCCTCAGCGGTCTGAGTAGAATATAACCCACAAGCGACATCTCATTCACGCAGAGCCCTTCGATGAAATCCATATAAAATCCACAATGTTTCCTCGTCTCTGAGCTCAACAACTTGCTATGAAACTTCTCCACTCCTTCGCCATCACCCTTCCTATACAATGCTTGAACCACAACAAGATAAGTATCAGCATCCGCATCCCACCTTAAC
Coding sequences within:
- the LOC106344131 gene encoding FBD-associated F-box protein At5g27750-like translates to MPGCDRISELPESLLTHILSYLPTKHSVKTSVLSTRWKNLWLNVPALDLHCEDFPYREEEEEAVLGFLDRLLEFEPGSRLLKVTVECGSVEDIEGLRDRISTVIHRGPQHLDFESFTEYRDHDDAFIDYIPLNLYTSRTLVSLKLTFSGLEDPGFVWMPCLKSMTLVKVHFHYAADLEKLVSGCPVLEELTLVRNMDPILVGTDEKIMRVRSGSLKRFRVPFWHGKRCRSSVKCTLEIDAPMLEHMTIGEDHYDSVMVKNLTSLFMVDLGIKFAVKFGEFVDPGDLSKRNEIRYFLSGVSSAKHMIISEKTVKALELYSNVGLIPKFNYLSRLEAVFPYKLLQFLPAFLECCPNLKHLILEVYYSREMEDAFELTNVPGCFLSTLQCVQLRRIHEWEEEEMKVATYFLENAAVLKKLTLSLTNYPRYVSDEEIFEEVNKVAKRSPACQILPDWELCE
- the LOC106344132 gene encoding FBD-associated F-box protein At5g27750-like, whose protein sequence is MPRCDRVSELPEPLLTKILSYLPTKHSVKTSVLSTRWKNLWLSVPSLDLNCDDFPYREDEVVLSFFDRLLEFNPDLRLLKVKVKCGNFEIEGLKDRISTVIHRGPQNLDVKGCIYYIDRDTKTYPFIEYMPLNLYTSKTLVSLKLTYSGVEDPGLVYMPCLKSMILVKALFRDDASLERLVSGCPVLEELTLVRDMHSNFEGKVDSFIMRVRSGSLKRFRVPLWYGEYCSSLFVKYTLEIDAPRLERMTLGEDQFDSIVVKNLDSLFMADLNIKFADKFDPEDFSKRNEIRYFLSGITNVRHMIISEKTVKVIELYSNVGLIPKFINLSRLEAMFPCDSLHFLPAFLECCPNLKHLILEIFYPVETEDVYQLANVPGCFLSTLECVQLKRIHVWGEQEMEVATYFLENAAVMKKLTLSLTNYPRYVSDEEIFEEVNRVAKRSPTCQILPDWELCE
- the LOC106293933 gene encoding FBD-associated F-box protein At5g27750-like isoform X1 codes for the protein MPPRCDRISELPESLLTHILSYLPTKHSVKTSVLSTRWKNLWLNVPALDLNCEDFPYKEEEEEAVLGFLDRLLEFEPGSRLLKVKVKCGNVEIKGLKDRISTVIHRGPQVLDVESCTKYLDPDTETYYPYLEFMPLNLYTSKTLVSLKLTYSGVEDPPGFVCMPCLKSMTLVQVHFRDDSSLERLVSGCPLLEELTLIRDIHSCFVGEVDRFMSVRSGSLKRFRVPLWYGLSCSSQSSAKCRLEIDAPGLEHMILGEDQFDSIVVQKKLTSLFMVDLNIKFGELFLYGISSVGHMIISEKTLKALELYSRVELIPKFNNLSRLVAVFPGNLLEFLPAFLECFPNLKHLILEVVYFREEEDALELTNVPQCFLSTLECVALKRIHDWEEEEMRVATYFLENAAVLKKLTLSLTDYPRLISDEEIFEEVNKVTKRSPTCQILPDWELC
- the LOC106293933 gene encoding FBD-associated F-box protein At5g27750-like isoform X2, whose protein sequence is MPPRCDRISELPESLLTHILSYLPTKHSVKTSVLSTRWKNLWLNVPALDLNCEDFPYKEEEEEAVLGFLDRLLEFEPGSRLLKVKVKCGNVEIKGLKDRISTVIHRGPQVLDVESCTKYLDPDTETYYPYLEFMPLNLYTSKTLVSLKLTYSGVEDPPGFVCMPCLKSMTLVQVHFRDDSSLERLVSGCPLLEELTLIRDIHSCFVGEVDRFMSVRSGSLKRFRVPLWYGLSCSSQSSAKCRLEIDAPGLEHMILGEDQFDSIVVQKKLTSLFMVDLNIKFGELFLYGISSVGHMIISEKTLKEVVYFREEEDALELTNVPQCFLSTLECVALKRIHDWEEEEMRVATYFLENAAVLKKLTLSLTDYPRLISDEEIFEEVNKVTKRSPTCQILPDWELC